The genomic interval GTTCCGGCGGGCACCGGCGACCGCGGCGGCGATCACCGGATCGGTGATGTCCACGCCGGCGTTCACCGTCGTCGCACCGCGCGCGTCGACGACCAGCACATTCTCGCCATACAGCTCGTGGTACCGCACGATCTCCTCGATCAGCGCCCGCGGATCACCGTCGGCCACCGCGGCATCGGCGATCGTCGCGAAGCGGTCCGCGTCACCGTTGCGCCCGAGCACCAGCTCCTGCGTCCGGCTCGTCGCATAGGTCAGCGACAGCGGCACCGCGAAGGCGAGCACCGCGATCGCCGCGAAAACCGTCAGCGCGAAGAGAAGCCTGCGCCGCACCGCACTTCCCTTCCAGAACTTCCCGGGATCATTCGCCCCACCGGTAGCCGTAACCGCGGATGGTGGTGATCAGGCCGGGGCGGTCCAGCTTGGCGCGCAACGCGGTCATATGGACGTCGAGGGAGCGGGAGACGGCCACGAAGGCGTCACCCCAGATCCGGTCCATGAGCTGCTGCCGGCTGACCGCGGAGCCGGGACGCTCGACCAGGGCTTCCACGAGTTCGAATTCCTTGGGCGTCAAGGAGATCGGCTTTCCGGCCACCTCGACGACGCGAGTCGACAGGTCGACGCGCACGTCTCCGGTGACCACCACCGGCGGGGTGGGCTGGGTAGCCACAGCCGCACGCCGGAGAACGGTTTCCAGCCGGGCCATGAGTTCGGCGATGCGGGGTGGCTTCACCAGATAGTCGTCCGCGCCGCCGCGCAGGCCCCGGACGATGGAGCGCTCGTCGCTGCGCGCGGTCAGCACCAGGACCGGGACCGAGCTCACCGCGCGCAGTTGGCGCAGGATCTGCAAGCCATCCGCGTCGGGCAGGCCCAGATCCAGGATGACGGCGTCATAGCCGCGATGGTCGAGCAGCAGATCGCTGCCTCGGCGTTTGCGCTCGGCTCGGTAGCCGCGGGCGTTGAGCGCCTCAACCAAGGCATCGCCAACGCCATCATCATCTTCGACAACCGCAAGCCGCACGCGCCGATCCTCCCATAGCGGGCGGATCGGCGCGGCGGCCGGCTGATCAGCGTGCGAAAAAGAGGTCACGCTCCATACCATTCGATCAAGTTGCCGACGGACCCCCGCAACACATTCGCAACCACACGGCAGTCGCCGCCGGGCTGTTTCCGCGTCGCCGTCATCGAAATCTCCTCACCGGCTGGATCCTGGCCGGCATCGACTGCCGACCAGGATCCGACAACTATTCGGTTTACTAGACCCGAGCCGGCGTGGTCGCGGCTTCCTTCGGCTCGAAGGCGTGGCCGGCCTCGCGGTCGAGCTCGGTCGTGGACTTGTTCTTCAGGAAGAAGATGTAGACCAGGAGCGAACCCGCGATGAGCAAGGTGACGTAACCGATGAACTGGGGCACCATGTCGGACTTCTTCATGGCCTGGTAGATCACCGGCGCGGTCCCGCCGAAGGCGGAGTTGGCCAGCGCGTAACCCATGCCCACGCCCAGCGCCCGGATGGAAGCCGGGAACAGTTCGGCTTTCACCAGCGCGTTGATCGAGGTGTATCCGGTCAGGATGATGTAGCCGATGGCCAGCAGGCCGAAAGTGGCGAACGGGTTGGAGGTCTTCGGCAGGAAGGTGATCAGGAAGTAGGTGTAGATCACGCCGCTCGCACCGAAGAACACCAGCAGCGGCTTGCGGCCGACCCGGTCGCTGATCCAGCCGCCCACCGGTTGCAGGCACATCAGGAAGATCAGGCCGATCAGGTTGATCCAGGTCGCCACCATGGCATCGTTCTTGTACGCCGTCTTCACGATGGCCGGAGCGTTGACGCTGTAGGTGTAGAACGCGACCGTGCCGCCCATGGTGATCAGGAAGCACAGCAGCAGCGGGCGCCAGTACCGGGTCACCAATTCCTTGAGCGATCCCGAGGAGCGGTCGGCTCCCGAGCTGGCGGCGTCCAGGTGTTCCTTGGACAGCGACTCGTCCATGTCCCGCCGCAGCCAGAACACTACGATCGCGGCAAGTCCGCCGATGGCGAACGGAATTCGCCAAGCCCAGTCCTCGATCTGCCCCTTCTCCAGGAAGGTGGTCATGATCAGCAGGGTGAACTGCGCCAGCACGTGGCCGCCGACCAGCGTGACGTACTGGAACGAGGAGAAGAAACCACGCTGGCCCTTGGTAGCCACCTCGGACATGTAGGTCGCCGAGGTGCCGTATTCGCCGCCGGTGGCGAAGCCTTGGATCAGCCGGAAGACGATCAGGACCGCGGCCGCGGCTACGCCGATGCTCTCCCTGGTGGGCATGATCGCGATGCCGAAGGAACAGACCGCCATCAGGGTCACGCTGAACACCAGCGCGGAGCGCCGGCCGTGCCGGTCGGCGTAGCGCCCGAAGTACCAGGAGCCGATCGGGCGCATCAAGAATGTGACCGCGAAAATCGCGTAGACATAAACGGTGGAGTTTTCGTCCTCCGGCGCGAAGAACTGATCTTGGAAATAAGTCGCGAAGACGGTGTAGATATAGACGTCATACCATTCGACGAGATTTCCCGAAGAACCCTTGAGCGTATTCAGAATGGCGCGCCGAGTACTCGTGGGCGCCGATAGCGGAGCCGGATTCGACTCCGGCATCTTGCTCAATGTAGTGGACACAGACCTACCTCCTTCGACGCTTCTTCGCGCCATCGGATTCGAGTGTGTCCGTGACCACACTTGTTACGGAAGTGTGCCGACCGCTTCCTAACAGTTCTTTAGGACGATGCCGTAGCAGCCCGCCAGCAACCCGATGCTCCGGTTGGCCGGGGGTATCCGTCGGTGTGGTTGCCGCACCTTCGATCAGGTTCGGCAACCCCGCCGAACGACTATTTCAGCAGCGGCGCGAGCGCACGCAGCGCCGACAGTGGATCGTCGGCCAGCGGCTGGATCGCCACGTGATTCGCGCCCGCCCGCAGATGCGCGCCGAGCTGCTCCGCGACGGCTTCGGCGTTGCCGTGCGCCACCACCGCGTCGTAGAAGCGGTCGCCGCCGGGCTCGGCCAGATCCTCGTCGGTCAAGCCGAAGCGGCGCAGGTTCGACACGTAGTTCTGTAAACCCAGGTAGAACGACGTGCGCGGCTGAGCGGTGACGCGGGCGCGCACCGGATCCTCGTCGATGACAACCTTGTGCTCGGTCGCCAGCAGCGCGTCCTCGCCCAGGATCGCCCGAGCGCTCGCGGTGTGCTCCACCGGCACCAGGTACGGCAGGGCGCCCAGCGAGCGGTCGCGGGCCAGCTTCAGCACGCGCGGACCCAGAGCGGCCAGGGCGCGGCGCTCCTTGGGAACTCCGGCGGCATCGAGTGCGTCGAAGTACTCGACCAGCGCGTCATAGGGCGAGCGGTAGGTGGCGTCGGCCTCCGGATGACCCGCGCCGACACCGAGCAGGAACCGCCCCGGGTAGGCGGCGTCGATCCGATGGAAGACCTCGGCGACCTTCGCCGCGGGCGTCTTCCAGATGTTCACGATGCTGGTCGCCACCGTTAGCGATTGTGTTGCCGCCAACAGGTTTTCCGCGACGACCAGGTCATCCTCCCCGGGTGAGCCACCCAGCCACAACGCGCCGTACCCCAGCTCCTCCACCTCGCGCGCCTGCTCCGGGCTGATCGCGCTGAAAGGAAGCCAAACTCCGTACCGTCCAAGTTCGTCGAATGCCATGCCCTGCCCAACGCGGCACTCCCCCGCCTTGTTCCGCCGGGCGGGAACCGCCGCCCCCAGCCTCGCGAACCCGACTGCGGCTAGCGCGGCGGCATGACGCGGTAGACGTGCCAGCCCTCCGCGACCAGTTCCCCGTCGGCGGTCCGAACTTCGGCCTGGCAGAAGACAGTCGACTTGCCACGCTTGGTGATCCAGCCCTCGGCGATCAGGTCCTGTTCGCGGGCCGCGCCCAGGTAGCGGATTTGCATGTCCACGGTGAACATGGTGGGCACCGCGTCGAACGGGCTCGCTACGGCTGGGACGACGACGGTGTCGATGAGAGTGGCGATCGCGCCGCCGTGCACGACGCCCGCGGGTTGGTTCAGATGAGGGCGGTACGGCAATCGCATCCGCGCGTAATCGAGGCGAACCTCCTCGGCGACGAGCCCGATGAACTGCGGAAAGAAGGTCGCGGAGTCCTGGTCGAAGAACTCCTTCCACGAAGTTTCCTTGTCGCCCGGAAGGGTTTCATGGAGGTCAGCACGCATTCCGTAAAACTACTAGCCTCGCGGCTCAGTCGCCGCAGCAACCGGAGACCGGGATCGTCCGGACTTCCCGGGTCTGGCGGTTACGGGCGGCCAGGTCGGGGTCGGCGGGGTAGTCGACCGCGATCAGGGAGAGGCCGTGGGCGGGTGCGACAGTGACCGAGCTGGATCGTTCGGTTTCGCGCAGCAGGCCGGCGACCCAGTCCGGGGTACGGCGGCCCTCCCCGACGGCGAGGACCGCGCCGACCAGACTGCGCACCATGGACCAGCAGAAGGCGTCGGCGCTGACGTAGGCGATCAACAGCTCGCCCCGGCACTCCCAGTCGTAGCGCTGCAGTTCCCGGACCGTGGTGGCGCCTTCCCGGCGCCGGCAGAAGGCCGCGAAATCGTGCAGCCCCAACAGGTTCTGCGAGGCCTCGCGCATGGCCGCCAGGTCGACGTTGCTGCGGCAGCCGACCACGCTGCGAGCCTGGAGCGGTTCGGCCCCGTAGGGAGCGGTGGTGAGGCGGTAGGCGTAGTGCCGGCGGATGGCGGAGAAGCGGGCGTCGAATTCCGGGGGCGCGATGCGGGCGGCCTTGATGCGTACGTCCTTCGGGAGGAATCGCGCCATCCGGTGCACCAATTTCGCGCCGTCGAAATCCGTGGCGGTGGTGTCGAAGTGGGCGACCTGCCCCTCGGCGTGCACACCGGCGTCGGTCCGGCCCGCGACGGTCAGCTGGATCGGCTCGCGGAACACCTTGCTCAACGATTCCTCGAGTACACCCTGCACCGTGCGCAAGCCCGGCTGCCGGGCCCAGCCGATGAAATCCGTTCCGTCATAGGAGATGTCGAGCCGCACGCGACTGGTCGCGGATGCCTCGGGCGCTTCCGCGCGAAACCCGGCCACACCGGACCCGAGGGACGACCGCTCGGCCGGAATCATCGAATCCTCCACGCTGTCCACCTCACTGCTGACTCGAAGTTGCTTGCCGCCAAGCCGATTGCCCGCGCCGAGACGGCCGAGAAGTTCCGGGGTAACGCGAACGAGCCCGCCGACCCAAACAGGGTGGCGGGCTCGTTCGGGAAGTCCGACGCGAACGTCAGGCGTCCTTCTTGTCCTCGTCGGCCGGAGCCTCGACGACCTCGTCGGTCGCCTCGGCCGCGGGGGCCTCCTCGACCTCGGGGGCGTCGGCGACCTCGGCAGCCGGGGCCTTCGAAGCGGCCACGCGACGGGCGCGATCGGCTTCGTTGGTCACGGTCTTCTCGCGGACCAGCTCGATGATCGCCATCGGAGCGTTGTCACCCTTGCGGGGGACGGTCTTGGTGATGCGCGTGTAGCCACCCTCACGACCCTCGAACGACGGGCCGATCTCGGCGAAGAGGCTGTGCACGACATCCTTGTTGCGGATGACCTTCAGCACCTCGCGACGGTCGGCCAGCGTGCCGGCCTTCGCCTTGGTGATGAGCTTCTCGGCGTAGGGGCGCACGGCCTTGGCCTTGGACTCGGTGGTCGTGATCCGGCCGTGCTCGAAGAGCGCCGTCGCCAGATTGGCGAAAATCGCCTTCTGGTGCGACGACGACCCGCCGAACCGGCGACCCTTCTTGGGAGTGGGCATTTGGTTTGTTCTCCTTGAGTAAGGCGCAAAGGGGTATGCCTACCCCCAGGGCCTAAAGCTGTTCGGTCTCGGCGTAGTCCTGCTCGCCGCCATCGGTGTCACTGAACGTGCCGCTGTCGCTCCACGTTCCGGTGCTCGCGTCGTAACCCACCACGGAAGAAGGATCGAACGAGGCCGGGCTGTCCTTGAGCGAGAGGCCGAGCGCATGCAGCTTGACCTTGACCTCGTCGATGGACTTCTGGCCGAAGTTGCGGATATCCAGCAGATCCGACTCGGTGCGGGCAACGAGCTCGCCCACGGTGTGCACGCCTTCGCGCTTGAGGCAGTTGTAGGACCGGACGGTGAGGTCCAGGTCTTCGATCGGCAGACCGAATGAGGCGATGTGGTCCGCCTCGGCCGGCGAGGGGCCGATCTCGATGCCTTCGGCTTCGACGTTGAGCTCACGGGCCAGGCCGAAGAGCTCGACGAGGGTCTTGCCCGCCGAAGCGAGCGCGTCCCGGGCGCTGATGGAGTTCTTGGTCTCCACGTCCAGGATCAGACGGTCGAAGTCGGTGCGCTGCTCGACACGGGTGGCCTCGACCTTGTAGGTCACCTTGAGCACCGGCGAGTAGATCGAGTCCACTGGGATCCGGCCGATTTCCGCACCCGAGGCCTTGTTCTGAACGGCGGGGACGTAGCCGCGACCGCGCTCGACGACGAGCTCGATCTCCAGCTTGCCCTTGTCGTTCAGGGTGGCGATGTGCATGTCGGGGTTGTGCACGACAACACCGGCAGGCGGCACGATGTCACCGGCGGTGACGGTGCCCGGACCCTGCTTACGCACGTACATGGTCACCGGCTCGTCCTCTTCCGAGGACACGACCAGGCCCTTGAGGTTCAGGATGATGTCGGTGACATCTTCCTTCACACCGGGAACGGTGGTGAACTCGTGCAGGACGCCGTCGATGCGGATGCTCGTGACCGCGGCCCCCGGGATCGAGGACAGCAGGGTACGACGCAGCGAGTTGCCGAGGGTGTAACCGAAGCCCGGCTCGAGGGGTTCGATGGTGAACTTCGAGCGGTTCTCCGCCACGACCTCTTCGGTCAGGGTGGGGCGCTGGGAAATCAGCATTGTGGATCATCCTCCTGTACGGGCACCCACTATTTGATGCCCACGTTATGGGGGTTGTGCGTAATCCCTTGCTGAGCAAGGGATTACGCACGGCACTGATTACTTCGAGTAGTACTCGACGATCAGCTGTTCAGTCAGCGGCACATCGATCTGCGCGCGCTCGGGAAGCTGGTGCACCAGGATCCGCAGCCGGCCCGGGATCACCTGCAGCCAGCCCGGAACCGGGCGGTCGCCGACGGTCTCGCGCGCGACCTGGAACGGCAGCGTCGGGAGCGACTTCTCCTTGACATCGATGATGTCGTACTGGGTGACCTGGTAGCTCGGGACGTTGACCGCGACACCGTTGACGATGAAGTGGCCGTGCGAGACGAGCTGACGGGCCTGACGACGGGTACGAGCCAGACCGGCGCGGTACACGACGTTGTCCAGCCGGCACTCGAGCAGACGCAGGAGGTTGTCACCGGTCTTGCCCTTGAGGCGGTTGGCCTCTTCGTAGTACCGGCGGAACTGCTTCTCCATGACGCCGTAGGAGAAGCGAGCCTTCTGCTTCTCCTGCAGCTGCATCAGGTACTCGGATTCCTTGATCCGCGCGCGGCCGTGCTGGCCGGGCGGGTAAGGACGACGCTCGAACGCCTGGTCTCCGCCGACGAGGTCGACGCGAAGACGACGCGACTTGCGGGTGATGGGGCCTGTATAACGTGCCATTTGTTATCTGTTCCTTTCCCGCTAGACGCGACGACGCTTGGGCGGACGGCAACCGTTGTGCGGCTGGGGGGTGACATCGGAGATCGTGCCGACCTCCAGGCCCGCGGCCTGAAGCGAACGGATCGCGGTCTCACGGCCCGAGCCCGGACCCTTGACGAACACGTCGACCTTCTTGACGCCGTGCTCCTGCGCCTTGCGGGCGGCGTTCTCGGCAGCGAGCTGCGCGGCGAACGGGGTGCTCTTACGCGAACCCTTGAAGCCGACGTGACCCGAGGACGCCCAGGAGATGACGTTGCCCGACGGGTCGGTGATCGACACGATGGTGTTGTTGAACGTGGACTTGATGTGCGCGTGGCCCAGCGGGACGTTCTTCTTATCCCGGCGGCGCGACTTCTGGGTCTTCTTAGGACCCGAGGTACGACTCTTCGGAGGCATCGGTTATCCCTACTTCTTCTTGCCGGCGACGGTGCGCTTCGGGCCCTTGCGGGTACGCGCGTTGGTCTTGGTGCGCTGGCCACGCACGGGCAGGCCACGACGGTGGCGCAGGCCCTGGTAGCAGCCGATCTCGATCTTGCGACGGATATCGGCCTGCACCTCGCGGCGCAGGTCACCTTCGACCTTGAGGTCCGAACGCTCGATGTAGTCACGCAGCTGCGTGACCTGGTCGTCGCTGAGATCCTTCGAGCGCAGGTCCGGGCTGACGCCGGTGGCTTCCAGGATCTCCTTGGCGCGGGTACGCCCGATACCGAAAATGTAAGTCAGCGCGATCTCCATGCGCTTTTCACGCGGGAGATCAACGCCCATGAGACGTGCCATGTGGCAGGTTCCTTAATGTTGCGGAGGTCTGCTCCCTGTCCGTTCCCCTCGTCTTGGCGGGGCACCGGCCTCCGAACCGGTGGTTGGCACGCACGCCCCCGGGCTGCTGAGATATCTCAAAAGCGCCGGATTGTTCCGCAGCGTGCGGCTGGAGCTGGGAGTTCTTCTTTTTAGCCAATCCGAACTGCGTCGGTGCTTGGCTGGTGATCAGGGCCCGAGGGCCCCATCGGGCCGAATCAGCCCTGACGCTGCTTGTGACGCAGGTTGTCGCAGATCACCATGACCCGGCCGTGGCGGCGGATCACCTTGCACTTTTCGCAGATCTTCTTGACGCTCGGCTGAACCTTCACGTCCGTCCAATCTTTCTTTGGTTCACACGGGTGTGAACACAGTTTTTCCCCAGCCGGAAGACTGGGGAAGTCTGTAGGCCCGGTTCGCACCGGGATGACGGCGTCGGGACGCCGTCCGCGCGATCAACTAACGATCACTTGTAGCGGTAAACGATCCGACCTCGGGAGAGGTCGTAGGGGGAAAGCTCAACGACCACCCGGTCCTCGGGAAGGATACGAATGTAGTGCTGCCGCATCTTTCCGCTGATGTGCGCGAGAACCTTGTGACCGTTCTCGAGCTCGATCCGGAACATCGCATTGGGCAGCGGCTCGACAACTCGACCCTCGACCTCGATGGCCCCGTCTTTCTTCGCCATGTCCTCCGCGATCCCGGTTCATCGAGCAGCGCTTGTCGAAGACACTGCCGCTCGAACCTGGTTTGATTGCCTGGTGTCTGTTTGGATGGACCAGCCTCGGTGAGGCCAGGCATGCAAACAGTCGGCGCATAGGTGCACCGCCGCTCCAGCTTACCGGCAGGGGTCCGATCAGGCAAAAACGGGCCCGTGCACGGCGAGGTGACCAGGGCCACGACGTGCCCGGAGTG from Nocardia goodfellowii carries:
- a CDS encoding response regulator transcription factor gives rise to the protein MRLAVVEDDDGVGDALVEALNARGYRAERKRRGSDLLLDHRGYDAVILDLGLPDADGLQILRQLRAVSSVPVLVLTARSDERSIVRGLRGGADDYLVKPPRIAELMARLETVLRRAAVATQPTPPVVVTGDVRVDLSTRVVEVAGKPISLTPKEFELVEALVERPGSAVSRQQLMDRIWGDAFVAVSRSLDVHMTALRAKLDRPGLITTIRGYGYRWGE
- a CDS encoding MFS transporter, coding for MPESNPAPLSAPTSTRRAILNTLKGSSGNLVEWYDVYIYTVFATYFQDQFFAPEDENSTVYVYAIFAVTFLMRPIGSWYFGRYADRHGRRSALVFSVTLMAVCSFGIAIMPTRESIGVAAAAVLIVFRLIQGFATGGEYGTSATYMSEVATKGQRGFFSSFQYVTLVGGHVLAQFTLLIMTTFLEKGQIEDWAWRIPFAIGGLAAIVVFWLRRDMDESLSKEHLDAASSGADRSSGSLKELVTRYWRPLLLCFLITMGGTVAFYTYSVNAPAIVKTAYKNDAMVATWINLIGLIFLMCLQPVGGWISDRVGRKPLLVFFGASGVIYTYFLITFLPKTSNPFATFGLLAIGYIILTGYTSINALVKAELFPASIRALGVGMGYALANSAFGGTAPVIYQAMKKSDMVPQFIGYVTLLIAGSLLVYIFFLKNKSTTELDREAGHAFEPKEAATTPARV
- a CDS encoding LLM class F420-dependent oxidoreductase yields the protein MAFDELGRYGVWLPFSAISPEQAREVEELGYGALWLGGSPGEDDLVVAENLLAATQSLTVATSIVNIWKTPAAKVAEVFHRIDAAYPGRFLLGVGAGHPEADATYRSPYDALVEYFDALDAAGVPKERRALAALGPRVLKLARDRSLGALPYLVPVEHTASARAILGEDALLATEHKVVIDEDPVRARVTAQPRTSFYLGLQNYVSNLRRFGLTDEDLAEPGGDRFYDAVVAHGNAEAVAEQLGAHLRAGANHVAIQPLADDPLSALRALAPLLK
- a CDS encoding PaaI family thioesterase, with the translated sequence MRADLHETLPGDKETSWKEFFDQDSATFFPQFIGLVAEEVRLDYARMRLPYRPHLNQPAGVVHGGAIATLIDTVVVPAVASPFDAVPTMFTVDMQIRYLGAAREQDLIAEGWITKRGKSTVFCQAEVRTADGELVAEGWHVYRVMPPR
- the truA gene encoding tRNA pseudouridine(38-40) synthase TruA, translated to MRLDISYDGTDFIGWARQPGLRTVQGVLEESLSKVFREPIQLTVAGRTDAGVHAEGQVAHFDTTATDFDGAKLVHRMARFLPKDVRIKAARIAPPEFDARFSAIRRHYAYRLTTAPYGAEPLQARSVVGCRSNVDLAAMREASQNLLGLHDFAAFCRRREGATTVRELQRYDWECRGELLIAYVSADAFCWSMVRSLVGAVLAVGEGRRTPDWVAGLLRETERSSSVTVAPAHGLSLIAVDYPADPDLAARNRQTREVRTIPVSGCCGD
- the rplQ gene encoding 50S ribosomal protein L17 — translated: MPTPKKGRRFGGSSSHQKAIFANLATALFEHGRITTTESKAKAVRPYAEKLITKAKAGTLADRREVLKVIRNKDVVHSLFAEIGPSFEGREGGYTRITKTVPRKGDNAPMAIIELVREKTVTNEADRARRVAASKAPAAEVADAPEVEEAPAAEATDEVVEAPADEDKKDA
- a CDS encoding DNA-directed RNA polymerase subunit alpha — its product is MLISQRPTLTEEVVAENRSKFTIEPLEPGFGYTLGNSLRRTLLSSIPGAAVTSIRIDGVLHEFTTVPGVKEDVTDIILNLKGLVVSSEEDEPVTMYVRKQGPGTVTAGDIVPPAGVVVHNPDMHIATLNDKGKLEIELVVERGRGYVPAVQNKASGAEIGRIPVDSIYSPVLKVTYKVEATRVEQRTDFDRLILDVETKNSISARDALASAGKTLVELFGLARELNVEAEGIEIGPSPAEADHIASFGLPIEDLDLTVRSYNCLKREGVHTVGELVARTESDLLDIRNFGQKSIDEVKVKLHALGLSLKDSPASFDPSSVVGYDASTGTWSDSGTFSDTDGGEQDYAETEQL
- the rpsD gene encoding 30S ribosomal protein S4, with amino-acid sequence MARYTGPITRKSRRLRVDLVGGDQAFERRPYPPGQHGRARIKESEYLMQLQEKQKARFSYGVMEKQFRRYYEEANRLKGKTGDNLLRLLECRLDNVVYRAGLARTRRQARQLVSHGHFIVNGVAVNVPSYQVTQYDIIDVKEKSLPTLPFQVARETVGDRPVPGWLQVIPGRLRILVHQLPERAQIDVPLTEQLIVEYYSK
- the rpsK gene encoding 30S ribosomal protein S11 — translated: MPPKSRTSGPKKTQKSRRRDKKNVPLGHAHIKSTFNNTIVSITDPSGNVISWASSGHVGFKGSRKSTPFAAQLAAENAARKAQEHGVKKVDVFVKGPGSGRETAIRSLQAAGLEVGTISDVTPQPHNGCRPPKRRRV
- the rpsM gene encoding 30S ribosomal protein S13 — translated: MARLMGVDLPREKRMEIALTYIFGIGRTRAKEILEATGVSPDLRSKDLSDDQVTQLRDYIERSDLKVEGDLRREVQADIRRKIEIGCYQGLRHRRGLPVRGQRTKTNARTRKGPKRTVAGKKK
- the rpmJ gene encoding 50S ribosomal protein L36: MKVQPSVKKICEKCKVIRRHGRVMVICDNLRHKQRQG
- the infA gene encoding translation initiation factor IF-1; this encodes MAKKDGAIEVEGRVVEPLPNAMFRIELENGHKVLAHISGKMRQHYIRILPEDRVVVELSPYDLSRGRIVYRYK